From Deltaproteobacteria bacterium:
CACGACCGATGGTTCCTGGACCGTCTAGCGACTCATATTCTTGCATTTGAGGGAGATAGCCACGTTGAGTGGTTTGAAGGCAACTATGCTGAGTATGAAGCAGACCGAAAGCGGCGTCACGGCGAGGAGGGTTCACGGCCTCAGCGTGTGAAATTCCGTCGTTTGGCGGCGATGTAGGTTTAGAGCATAATAAAGATGACTTTTGATCACCTATTAATTGTCCCTATTTACAGGTGGTTAGGTGTTTGTCGTTAGCTGATGATCTTAGGATGGGTAGAAATATCTAAAGTCAAAAATGGTCCAGACGATGAGACCTATGAGTACGGGTTGCGATGTGGATGCAGCCGGTAGGGGTCCTGAACAACATGGTATCAGGGCATGTGTGTGTGGTTCGCGTCATTTGAGACGCGATAGGGAAGAGGAGCTTAACCATGATGTCTGTAGTCAGTAATTTATCATCACTCAATGCGCAGCGGCATTTGAGCCAAACCCAAAACAGGTTGAATCAAAACATTGCGCGCTTGTCGTCCGGACTCCGGATCAACCGTGCAGCCGATGATGCATCCGGCTTAGCGATCAGCGACCAGTTGCGAACGCAAGTCAAAGGCTTGAGCCAGGCGAGTAGAAACTCGAACGACGGCATCAGTCTTATCCAAACAGCTGAAGGCGCACTAAACGAAGTCTTTGGCGTTCTCAATCGAATGCGCGAACTATCTGTCCAGGCCTCAAACGAAGGAACCATGGATGGTACCCAGCGCGGTTATCTCGCTCAGGAATTTACTCTGCTTGAGTCGGAACTCGACCGCATCGTCAGCGTGACTGAATACAACGGTCAAAAGCTTATCGACGGCAGTGTATCGGCCGGTGTTAGCTTTCAGGTCGGTATGCGTAATACCGCAAATGACCGAATCAGTGTCAGTCTTGCGAGTGTCTCCGGCACGCAGCTTGGAATGAACGACGAGACTTTGAGCTCGTCGACAGGCGCGCAGAAGGCAATTGCAGCGATTGACCTTGCGATTCAAACAATTAACACGCAACGAGGTACCCTTGGTGCCACTCAGAATCGTCTCGAAATGACGATCAGCAACATCGGTAGCATGCGTGAGAATTTACAAGCGGCGGATTCTAGAATCCGAGACGTTGATGTGGCGGAAGAGACAGCTGCGATGAGTCGCAACCAGATCTTAAGCCAAGCAGGAACGTCGGTATTGGCTCAGGCAAATCAACTGCCTCAGTCAGCACTGTCGCTCATCGGCGGTTAATAGGGGCTTCCACAAGCTCCTGTGAGGATGTTGGTAGCCTACGCGGCGCTGATGACTTCACACCAATTTTTATAAGAAGCTTCTCGAATAGCACCCTATCGACCGGTTTACCCGGCGACAGGGTGCTTTTTTTTGTTGTTTCTTGCGTAACTTCGCAGTTTTTCGACGTTTTTTTTCATCCATCCTTGCATCGACATCCCGAGACACTGATACACTAGATGCGTAGAGATGTCCGTGTGGGACACACCAACCAACTGGTCTGGAGGAATTTGTTATGAGCGATTCCCAAGATGGGACGCCGGCGGAAGATCCGCCGGACGGAGCCGCTCTAACCAGCCAGATTCACACTATTAATATCGCATGCGAGGGCTGCAACGAGGCGTACTCCGTCAGTGATGACGATGGTCTCGCGGGCATGAGTTTCCCCTGCGATAACTGTGGAACCATGGTGGAAGTGCCGGAGATGCCTTGGGAGGACCAAGGAGGTACCACCTTCGAAACAACAAGCGC
This genomic window contains:
- a CDS encoding flagellin FliC, with the translated sequence MMSVVSNLSSLNAQRHLSQTQNRLNQNIARLSSGLRINRAADDASGLAISDQLRTQVKGLSQASRNSNDGISLIQTAEGALNEVFGVLNRMRELSVQASNEGTMDGTQRGYLAQEFTLLESELDRIVSVTEYNGQKLIDGSVSAGVSFQVGMRNTANDRISVSLASVSGTQLGMNDETLSSSTGAQKAIAAIDLAIQTINTQRGTLGATQNRLEMTISNIGSMRENLQAADSRIRDVDVAEETAAMSRNQILSQAGTSVLAQANQLPQSALSLIGG
- a CDS encoding energy-dependent translational throttle protein EttA; the protein is HDRWFLDRLATHILAFEGDSHVEWFEGNYAEYEADRKRRHGEEGSRPQRVKFRRLAAM